TGCAATCACTGCGGCGGCCATCTCCGGTTTTATCAGGGTTCGCTTACGTGCCTCATGTGCGGGCGTGACGTTGATCACACCTGCAAGGATTGTTTAGCCTCCCATGACCTGCTTATGGAAACGACGTAAGCAAGGTCTTTTTTTACCCACTTTTATCCTACGTTGAACGGGCACCTAAAAGTTACCCCCTTTTAGGTGTCCAAATTTTTTATTCAATCACGAAATAACATTCTCCAATAGCCACGGCAGTTCCCGCCCTCGGCGCACGGGCGCCGGGGGTGTCCAAATTTTTTTCTAGCCATTTCGCCGCAACCATTAACTGAATATTGAAAACCTGTTTATACATGTCATCCTGAGGGAGCGCATGCGACCGAAGGAACTCTTTCCCTTTTCCCCGAAAGAGATCCTTCGCCTGCGGCTCAGGATGACACAGGCTTGTTCAACGGCCTCTTCCAACTCCCGCTTTACAGCCGCCCCCCGCATGCCGTAACCTATGCGGATGATAGACCTGCATATGCACACCGTATTCAGCGACGGGGAGCTGATTCCCGCCGAGATGGCCCGCCGCGCCGAGGCGATAGGCCACCAAGCCATCGCCATCACCGACCACGTGGATCAGTCCAACGTGGAGCATGTGGTGTCAAGCATCGTCCGCTTTTGCGCCGAAGACCGCCACGTTATAAAGGTGTTGCCGGGGGTGGAGATCACCCATGTGACGCCGGGCAATATCGCCGACGTCGCCAAACGCGCCCGCGCCGCGGGGGCCAGGATCATCGTGGTGCATGGCGAGACCATCGTGGAGCCGGTGGAGCCGGGCACCAACGAAGCGGCCATCGACGCCGGGGTGACGATTCTCGCGCACCCGGGGCTGATCACCGCCGCCGCCGCCAAAAAGGCGGCCGCCGCCGGCGTTTTCCTCGAGATCAGCGGGCGGAGCGGCCACAGTTTTTCCAACGGCCATGTGGCCCGCGCCGCGCTGGAGGCGGGGGCCAAGATGGTATTCAACACAGACAGTCATTCGCCGCGCGACCTGATGGGGCGCGACATGGCGATGAAAGTAATGTTATCCGCCGGGCTTGACGCAAAGCAGGCGGAAGAGGTTTTAAAAAATTCACAACGCCTGGTGGAGGGTTTGAAATAGTGGCGCTATACAAGCGGATTACAAAGAAAATGGACGTCAAATCGCCCGATGAATTCCTGACGTTCTGGGATCACGCATTCCATTACGTTTCCGATAACCGCGAGCGGTTGGCGTTGCCGGTGATCGGCGTATTGGTCATGATAATGCTCGGCTTCGGCTTCTGGTACTACCAGACGCGGAAAATAGCGCAAGCCAACGTGGAACTTTACCGCGTGCTTGCCGAACTGCCGCGCCCGGGAAGCGGCCAGACCGCCACCGCCGATCAGGTGATCGACAAGCTGAAAGCGTATGATGCGCGGTTCGGCGGCACCGGATCGGGCCGCTTGGGCCGCCTGTACCGCGCCAACTTCCTGTACCAAAAGGGGAGCTTCGACGAAGCGGCCGCCCTCTACAAAGGCATCGGCGGAAACGACGTGACCGGCCAGTTCGCCGCCATCAATCTCGCCGCGGTTTTTACCCAGCAGGGGAAATTCGCCGACGCAATCGCCACGCTGGAAAAAATCCGCGCAACCACCATGTTCGCTGGAGAGGCCGATTATCAGATCGCCCGCAACCAGGAAGCCGCCGGAAACAATTCCGCCGCAAAAGCGGAATACGCGAAATTCCTGGAAAAACATCCGGGCAGCCGCATCACCGCCGAAGTGAAGGAGCGCCTGGCGCGCCTGTAGCTTGTGTGACATTGACGCGCAGCGCCAAGCAGGTCGGCCCGTTGGGCCGATGTACCC
This portion of the Nitrospinota bacterium genome encodes:
- a CDS encoding histidinol phosphate phosphatase domain-containing protein, whose product is MIDLHMHTVFSDGELIPAEMARRAEAIGHQAIAITDHVDQSNVEHVVSSIVRFCAEDRHVIKVLPGVEITHVTPGNIADVAKRARAAGARIIVVHGETIVEPVEPGTNEAAIDAGVTILAHPGLITAAAAKKAAAAGVFLEISGRSGHSFSNGHVARAALEAGAKMVFNTDSHSPRDLMGRDMAMKVMLSAGLDAKQAEEVLKNSQRLVEGLK
- a CDS encoding tetratricopeptide repeat protein, with product MDVKSPDEFLTFWDHAFHYVSDNRERLALPVIGVLVMIMLGFGFWYYQTRKIAQANVELYRVLAELPRPGSGQTATADQVIDKLKAYDARFGGTGSGRLGRLYRANFLYQKGSFDEAAALYKGIGGNDVTGQFAAINLAAVFTQQGKFADAIATLEKIRATTMFAGEADYQIARNQEAAGNNSAAKAEYAKFLEKHPGSRITAEVKERLARL